Within Pelistega ratti, the genomic segment ATATTTAGTGATGCAAAGAAGGTAATGTGTACCATCCTTTATCGTACATCATAGATGGCCATATTGCATGAGCACGGGCTAATGTAATAAGTGTTTCATCCATTGATTGTACAGGGGTATATGTTTCAGGAGCGGTATAGATAACTTGTTGTGCAGGTAATAAGGGCTGCAATACCGTCAGAATATCCCCTTTAAGATACCCATAATTATCATTGTATTGCATCATCGCTCTACCGCCAGACATAGCTAACGTTAAATCTTGACCAATCATAGGGTGTTCTGCTTGAATACCCGCTAATGATAATAGCGTAACAGGCAAATCTAACTGACTCATAATACGATCATCTTGCTTAACAGGAACTCCTCCTCCAAGGATAAGTGCCGGAATATGAAAATGTTTTAAAGGCACTAGCGATTGTCCCCAAACACGAGAGTCGTGGTCAGCCACAACTAAAAATAATGTATCTTTCCAATACGGCGATTGTTTTGCTTTTTCAAAAAATTCACCAATACACCAATCCACATAACGGACAGAGTTTTCTACACTTGCCTCTTCACCAATAGGTGTAATACGTCCTTTCGGATACTCCCATGGAGTATGATTTGTAACAGTAAAAGCAAGGCTTAACTTAGGGGTTTCCAGATCATCCATTAAAACTTCATGTAATTTGGCAAACATATCTTCATCTGATACCCCCCATGTTCCCTCAAAAACAGGTTGGCTAAAACTCGCACGATCATAAATCTCTTTAAACCCATTCCCTAGGAAGAAAGAACGCATATTGTCAAAATGCGACTCACCTCCATAGATAAAACTTGAACGATACCCTAATGGATTTAATAATTGAGCCAAGGTAAAAAAACGAGATTGTGATTTATTTAACCGTAATACAGCATCTGATAAAGTAGGCGGAAAACCACTACTCACCGCCTCTAAACCTCGAACAGAACGAGTTCCTGTCGCATAGCACCGCTTAAATGCCCAACCTTCCTGCATTAAACGATCAAAACAAGGGGATAAATTTTGCCCTCCTAAACTACCAATATATTGCGCACCTAAACTTTCTTGAACAATCAATACAATATTCTTATAGCGTTGTGTTGCTTTTTGCTCTGATAAACTATTTTCCACTGAAGTAGGTACTTGTAAATGCAAGGAAGGAATATGTAAATTATTAGCAATAGGTGTTATTGACGCCGCTTGATTAACAAGTTTAATCACCTCCTCATCATTCATATTCACATACGCATCACGAGCAGAACGTTCATTTTTAATACTATAAATCGCATAATACACACTATAGAGAGAATTCAGTGGTAATGTATTGACCATACTATCACCACAATAAGCAACCGTAGATGGATTAATTGGGCGATGTTGTAATGTTCCTCTAATCATGAGTGTAATGATTGCCGCACTGACTAAGAACTCAACGACTT encodes:
- a CDS encoding LTA synthase family protein, producing the protein MGLVIWQWHRVRQYALSPLFIGGLRIDLSTLGILIAPVALFAPWLDGNAIAQSLTTFWFCLVSLLVLITEVASAQFIMEYDTRPNRLFVDYLKHPQEVLGMLWKGFKAVLIVGTISVALLMYGAYQLFKSPSPSWGSTTFIWQVVEFLVSAAIITLMIRGTLQHRPINPSTVAYCGDSMVNTLPLNSLYSVYYAIYSIKNERSARDAYVNMNDEEVIKLVNQAASITPIANNLHIPSLHLQVPTSVENSLSEQKATQRYKNIVLIVQESLGAQYIGSLGGQNLSPCFDRLMQEGWAFKRCYATGTRSVRGLEAVSSGFPPTLSDAVLRLNKSQSRFFTLAQLLNPLGYRSSFIYGGESHFDNMRSFFLGNGFKEIYDRASFSQPVFEGTWGVSDEDMFAKLHEVLMDDLETPKLSLAFTVTNHTPWEYPKGRITPIGEEASVENSVRYVDWCIGEFFEKAKQSPYWKDTLFLVVADHDSRVWGQSLVPLKHFHIPALILGGGVPVKQDDRIMSQLDLPVTLLSLAGIQAEHPMIGQDLTLAMSGGRAMMQYNDNYGYLKGDILTVLQPLLPAQQVIYTAPETYTPVQSMDETLITLARAHAIWPSMMYDKGWYTLPSLHH